The genomic stretch GAGATTTTGTTAAAAAATATGGAAAATATTGACTTGAAAGCCAATTAGAGTTATAATATGGTACGGATGAACTATTTTTTAGCAGGTGATTATACAAAGGAGGTAAATAAGTATTCAAGTCAGACAATTTTTTTAAGCAAAAGGAATATTTTGGGAGGAAAACAAAGTGGGTAAAATCAATGTAGCAATTGTGGATGACAATGAAAGAATCGTAAAGCTGTTAGAAGAAATCTTAAAGGGAGACTCAGATATTGAAGTAGTAGGAACAGCTGACAATGGTATCGACGCACTGGATGTTATACGGGATAAGAAGCCGGATGTAGTTCTTTTGGATTTGATAATGCCTAAATTGGATGGTTTGGGTGTTATGGAAAAGGTCAGGTTGGATGAAAGTTTTAAAAGTATACCGGCATTTATTGTGATTACTGCAATCGGGCAGGAAGGTGTAACTGAGAATGCATTTGAATTAGGTGCAAGTTACTATATTATGAAACCCTTTGATAACAATATGGTTCTTACGAGAATCAAACAGATCAGAGGAGATTTACATAATACAAAAGTATTTGAAAATCACCGTGTAAGCACTTATGAGAGTAAGGATGATTACAAGGAAAGAAATCTGGAATCCGATGTAACAAATATAATTCATGAAATAGGGGTGCCTGCCCACATTAAAGGATATCAGTATCTTAGAGATGCTATTATGATGTCTGTAAATGACAGTGAAATGTTAAATTCTATTACAAAGCTGTTATATCCGTCCATTGCAAAACGTCATAAGACAACGCCCAGCAGAGTTGAAAGAGCTATCAGACATGCTATAGAAGTTGCATGGAGCAGAGGAAAAATGGACACCATAGATGAATTATTTGGTTATACTGTTAGTAACGGCAAAGGAAAGCCGACCAATTCTGAATTTGTAGCTCTAATTGCTGACAAAATCAGACTGGAATATAAATTAAGAGCATAACAGCTATCAGACATTGCTGTTAGAATTACACTGCTTCAGTAAAAGGGGTACGAGCGCCAGGCGTTCGTTTTACTGAAGCAGTTTTTTAATGAAAAAACTTCACTAACAAAGGAAAATCATGTATAATTAATACATTAAAACATAGAATGGATTTATTGATGTAGCTTATATTTCAAATTTTGTGCTGTCCTTACGGCAGAATGCGAGGTAAAAATGAAAAAAATATTATTTGCAGCTTCTGAATGTGTTCCATTTTTAAAGACAGGTGGTCTTGCAGATGTTGTAGGTGCCTTACCCAAATACATTAATAAAGATAAGTACGATATACGCGTCGTAATGCCAAATTACAAAGCGATACCAGAGGTATTGAAAGAAAAAATGGAGTTTAAATGCAGTTTCTATATGGATTTATCCTGGAGAAACAAGTATGTAGGCTTGTTTGAGATACAGGAAGGTGGAATACATTACTATTTTATCGATAATGAGTTTTATTTTTGCGGAAATACACCTTATGGGAACATTTACGAAGATATAGAGAAGTTTGCATTTTTTTCAAAAGCTGTTTTATCAATTCTTCCTTTAATTGAATTCAAACCGGATATTATACACTGTCATGACTGGCAGACAGGTCTGATACCCGTTTATCTAAAGGATTTATTTTCAGGAGATGCATTTTTTAGCGGAATAAGATCAATAATGACAATACATAATTTGAAATTCCAGGGAGTCTGGGATGTAAAAACAGTGAAAGATGTGACCGGACTATCCGACTATTATTTTACGCCGGATAAACTGGAGGCATACGGAGATGCAAACTATTTAAAAGGTGGTATCACCTATGCTGACAAGGTGACTACGGTAAGTAAGACTTATGCTGAAGAAATAAAAACCCCCTATTACGGAGAAGGTTTGGATGGTCTGATGCGGGCAAGGAGCAATTCTCTGGAGGGAATCATAAATGGTATAGATTATGAAGAATATGATCCTGCTACTGATAAGCTCATTCCAATACAATATAACAGTAAAAATTTCAGAAAAGAAAAGTGTAAGAATAAGAAGGCATTACAGGAAGAGTTGGGCTTAGAAGTAAATCCGAAAAAATTCATGATAGGAATTGTATCCCGACTAACTGATCAAAAGGGCTTGGATCTGATTGACTGCGTAATTGAAAGCATCTGTTCGGAAGATACTCAATTAGTGGTGGTTGGAACCGGAGAAGCTAAATATGAAAACCTTTTTCGGCATTATGCCTGGAAATATGGTGACCGGGTATCTGCCAGTATATTTTTCTCAGAGGAAAGAGCCCACAGGGTTTATGCGGCTTGTGATGCTTTTTTGATGCCGTCTTTGTTTGAACCCTGCGGTCTGAGCCAATTAATAAGCTTGCGCTACGGAACGGTACCCATTGTCAGGGAAACCGGAGGACTAATGGATACTGTCATAGCTTATAACGAATTTGATAATTCAGGTACAGGTTTTTGCTTTCACAATTATAACGCCCACGAAATGCTGTCTGTTATTAATTATGCCAAAAATGTCTTTTATAATAAAAAAAGAGAGTGGAATAAAATAGTAGACCGTGGAATGGCTATGGATTATTCCTGGAAGAATTCGGCTGCACTCTATGAAGCGCTGTATGACAATATGATACAATAATATTTTTAAAATTACTAAAAATAATAACAAAGAATGTTTTAGAATAAAAATATATACTCTTTTTTTCCTGCATAAGAAAGAGACCTCTAAGCAATAATAAGTCTAGATAATAAAGCAAAATTTTATGGCTGTTATCTGAGAATATACGTATAAGGAGGAAATATGAATGAGTAATTTATCTAAACTTGATGTTCAGAATTTAAGACACCTTTTAGTCTTCGGAGAATCTGATAAACAGAAATACCAGACCTATGCGGAGCAGTGCACAGATCCCAATGTGAAACAGTTTTTCCAGAAAGAAGTGCAGTCATCTGAGCAAACAAGACAGAAACTAATTCAATTTCTTAAATAGGAGGTTTCAATATGCAGGAACAAGCAATGGTAACAGACGCTCTTAGTTCAATTAATGCAGGTTTAAAAAGTCTAGGAGATATGATTTCCCAGGCAGAAGATCAGGAACTCAGACAGACATTACAGCAGATGAGAAATGATGCAGAAACCTGCCAGCATGAGCTGTATACAATAGCAAAAAATAAAAATTATTATCCTCCCTCACAAAAAGCGACAGAGGAAGAGATAACAAACCTGAGAAATATCGCTAACCAGACAGTACAGTCCTCTCAAAGCGGACAAGCAGCACAAGGCATGAGATAACAATAGAAGGTCCTATCAAATGTCATAGAAATGAATTCGGCAGGGAGTCCATGGAACATACTGCACCTGCAGTATACTCCCGTGTCCGGATTCCTCCTTATGCCATATTGCATTTGATTTCTTATGATTTCTTCCGTGAATAAATGTAAATGGAAAAATATTACTGATAAAATGCACAAAGATTTATGTCTCTGTAATCTTTTTATGAATTATCTATTAATCTTATTTGAATTTATATTTTGTACTTGATATTTTCCTATAAAAAAGGTAAAATAATATAGTGTTTGAGAAAATTTTGTCAATCATGCTGGTTAATAGCTGTCGCTCCTACATAAGACTATTGTTATGGAACATATGGCAGCATATTATAAAATTAACAATTAGGAGGAATATAATCATGGCAGTAAAAGTAGCAATTAATGGTTTCGGACGTATTGGACGTCTTGCATTCAGACAGATGTTTGGAGCAGAGGGATATGAAATCGTAGCTATCAACGACTTAACAAATCCTAAAATGCTTGCACACTTATTAAAATATGATACAGCACAGGGAAGATACGCTTTAGCAGATAAAGTTGAAGCAAAAGAGTCTTCTATCGTAGTAGATGGTAAAGAAATCAAAATCTATGCTGAGAAAAACGCAGCAGACCTTCCTTGGGGAGAAATCGGTGTAGACGTAGTTCTTGAGTGTACTGGATTCTATGTATCTAAAGCAAAATCTCAGGCTCATATCGATGCAGGTGCTAAGAAGGTTGTAATCTCTGCTCCCGCAGGTGATGATCTTCCTACAATCGTATTCGGTGTTAACGAGAATACATTAACAGCAGCAGATACTATCATTTCTGCAGCTTCTTGTACAACAAACTGCTTAGCTCCTATGGCTAAAACATTAAATGACTTATCCGAAATTGAAAAAGGCTTCATGACAACAATTCACTCCTATACTGGTGACCAGATGACATTAGATGGTCCTCATCCTAAGGGAGATTTAAGAAGAGCTCGTGCAGCTGCTGAAAATATCGTTCCTAACTCTACTGGTGCTGCTAAAGCTATCGGTCTTGTTATTCCTGAGTTAGCTGGTAAATTAGACGGTGCTGCTCAGCGTGTACCTACCCCTACTGGTTCTATCACAGAATTAGTTGCTGTTACCAAGAGCAAAGTAACAAAAGATGATGTTAACAAAGCTATGAAAGCAGCAGCTAGCGCATCTTTCGGTTACACAGAAGAAGAATTAGTATCTTCCGATATCATTGGTATCAGTGAAGGTTCTTTATTCGATGCAACTCAGACAAAGGTTACTCCTCTTGATGGGGACAAGACTTTAGTAAAAGTTGTTTCCTGGTATGACAATGAGAATTCCTACACTAGCCAGATGGTTAGAACAATCAAATTCTTTGCTGAGTTAGCATAATAGTTATTGCATAGTAATATTTGCATAATTCATTAACAGTATTTATTTTTGCTTGTTACGGAATAGGAATTTGCTATAATTTATAATTATATTGATCCTTAATGGGTCCGGTCTTTGTAAGCAAAGTCGAGGAACGTTAACCGAACCCTCTGCTTTGCTATAAAGATCGGGCTCATTTTTTATAAGAATATTTATTAGAACATATTGAAAGGAGTCTATTATGTTAAATAAAAAGTCAGTAGATGATATTAACGTTAAAGGCAAAAGAGTATTAGTACGTTGTGATTTCAATGTACCTTTACAGGAAGGTAGAATTACAGATGAGAACCGTCTGGTAGCAGCACTTCCCACTATTCAGAAATTAATCAAAGATGGCGGCAAGGTTATTCTTTGCTCTCACCTTGGTAAACCGAAGGGTGAGCCTAAGCCTGAATTATCCTTAGCTCCTGTAGCTGTAAGACTTGCAGAGCTATTAGGACAGCCTGTTAAATTTGCAGCTGATGCTACAGTAATAGGCGAGAATGCAAAAAAAGCTGTTGCTGAAATGCAGGATGGTGAAGTGGTTCTTCTTGAGAATACACGTTATAGAGCAGAAGAGACAAAGAATGTAGATGCATTCAGTGAAGATCTTGCTTCTATCACAGATATATTCGTAAACGATGCTTTCGGTACTGCTCACAGAGCACACTGCTCCAACGTTGGTATCACAAAATATGTTGATACTGCAGTAGTTGGATACTTAATGCAGAAAGAAATCGATTTCCTTGGCAATGCTGTTAATAATCCGGAGAGACCTTTCGTGGCAATTCTTGGAGGCTCTAAAGTTTCCAGTAAGATTTCTGTTATCAACAACCTTCTTGACAAAGTGGATACGCTTATCATTGGTGGAGGTATGGCCTTTACCTTCATGAAGGCAAAGGGAGAAGAAATCGGAAGTTCTATGTTGGAAGCAGATTATCTTGATTATGCAAAAGAAATGATTGAGAAAGCAGCTCAGAAAGGTGTTAAGTTATTAATACCTGTTGATACCATCGCTGCGAAATCTTTTTCTAATGACGCAGAATTCAAAACAGTAACCAGTGAAGAAGGAATTGAAGAAGGCTGGTTAGGTCTTGATATCGGTGAGAAAACTAGCAAGCTTTACGCAGATGCTGTAAAAGAAGCTAAGACTGTAGTATGGAACGGACCTATGGGTGTTTTCGAAATGTCTAATTTTGCCAACGGAACTATCGCAGTTGCGAAAGCACTTGCAGAAATTGATGCAACAACCATTATCGGTGGTGGTGATTCAGCAGCGGCTGTTAATATCTTAGGCTTTGGTGATAAGATGACTCATATATCAACAGGCGGCGGCGCTTCTCTTGAATTCCTGGAAGGAAAAGAACTTCCTGGTGTAGCAGCAGCTAACGATAAATA from Anaerocolumna sp. AGMB13020 encodes the following:
- the glgA gene encoding glycogen synthase GlgA, with translation MKKILFAASECVPFLKTGGLADVVGALPKYINKDKYDIRVVMPNYKAIPEVLKEKMEFKCSFYMDLSWRNKYVGLFEIQEGGIHYYFIDNEFYFCGNTPYGNIYEDIEKFAFFSKAVLSILPLIEFKPDIIHCHDWQTGLIPVYLKDLFSGDAFFSGIRSIMTIHNLKFQGVWDVKTVKDVTGLSDYYFTPDKLEAYGDANYLKGGITYADKVTTVSKTYAEEIKTPYYGEGLDGLMRARSNSLEGIINGIDYEEYDPATDKLIPIQYNSKNFRKEKCKNKKALQEELGLEVNPKKFMIGIVSRLTDQKGLDLIDCVIESICSEDTQLVVVGTGEAKYENLFRHYAWKYGDRVSASIFFSEERAHRVYAACDAFLMPSLFEPCGLSQLISLRYGTVPIVRETGGLMDTVIAYNEFDNSGTGFCFHNYNAHEMLSVINYAKNVFYNKKREWNKIVDRGMAMDYSWKNSAALYEALYDNMIQ
- a CDS encoding spore coat protein yields the protein MQEQAMVTDALSSINAGLKSLGDMISQAEDQELRQTLQQMRNDAETCQHELYTIAKNKNYYPPSQKATEEEITNLRNIANQTVQSSQSGQAAQGMR
- a CDS encoding phosphoglycerate kinase codes for the protein MLNKKSVDDINVKGKRVLVRCDFNVPLQEGRITDENRLVAALPTIQKLIKDGGKVILCSHLGKPKGEPKPELSLAPVAVRLAELLGQPVKFAADATVIGENAKKAVAEMQDGEVVLLENTRYRAEETKNVDAFSEDLASITDIFVNDAFGTAHRAHCSNVGITKYVDTAVVGYLMQKEIDFLGNAVNNPERPFVAILGGSKVSSKISVINNLLDKVDTLIIGGGMAFTFMKAKGEEIGSSMLEADYLDYAKEMIEKAAQKGVKLLIPVDTIAAKSFSNDAEFKTVTSEEGIEEGWLGLDIGEKTSKLYADAVKEAKTVVWNGPMGVFEMSNFANGTIAVAKALAEIDATTIIGGGDSAAAVNILGFGDKMTHISTGGGASLEFLEGKELPGVAAANDK
- the gap gene encoding type I glyceraldehyde-3-phosphate dehydrogenase; its protein translation is MAVKVAINGFGRIGRLAFRQMFGAEGYEIVAINDLTNPKMLAHLLKYDTAQGRYALADKVEAKESSIVVDGKEIKIYAEKNAADLPWGEIGVDVVLECTGFYVSKAKSQAHIDAGAKKVVISAPAGDDLPTIVFGVNENTLTAADTIISAASCTTNCLAPMAKTLNDLSEIEKGFMTTIHSYTGDQMTLDGPHPKGDLRRARAAAENIVPNSTGAAKAIGLVIPELAGKLDGAAQRVPTPTGSITELVAVTKSKVTKDDVNKAMKAAASASFGYTEEELVSSDIIGISEGSLFDATQTKVTPLDGDKTLVKVVSWYDNENSYTSQMVRTIKFFAELA
- the spo0A gene encoding sporulation transcription factor Spo0A, which gives rise to MGKINVAIVDDNERIVKLLEEILKGDSDIEVVGTADNGIDALDVIRDKKPDVVLLDLIMPKLDGLGVMEKVRLDESFKSIPAFIVITAIGQEGVTENAFELGASYYIMKPFDNNMVLTRIKQIRGDLHNTKVFENHRVSTYESKDDYKERNLESDVTNIIHEIGVPAHIKGYQYLRDAIMMSVNDSEMLNSITKLLYPSIAKRHKTTPSRVERAIRHAIEVAWSRGKMDTIDELFGYTVSNGKGKPTNSEFVALIADKIRLEYKLRA